A genomic segment from Centroberyx gerrardi isolate f3 chromosome 22, fCenGer3.hap1.cur.20231027, whole genome shotgun sequence encodes:
- the u2surp gene encoding U2 snRNP-associated SURP motif-containing protein isoform X3, which translates to MADRTSAGSQKASAKALLESKLKSFSIGKMAVAKRTLSKKEQDEIKKKEDERAAAEIYEEFLAAFEGGGEGKVKAFVRGGIANATKEEAAADEKRGKLYKPKSRFETQTKSFLPLETPPQFLALDKRHPLKKSNEKEKKKSNLELFKEELKQIQEERDERHKMKGRVSRFEPLSGMDGRRSFLDDSAPGSHDVGDPSTTNLYLGNINPQMNEEMLCQEFGRYGPLASVKIMWPRTDEERARERNCGFVAFMNRRDAERALKNLNGKMIMNFEMKLGWGKGVPIPPHPIYIPPSMMEHTLPPPPSGLPFNAQPRERLKNPNAALLPPPKNKEEFDKTLSQAIVKVVIPTERNLLSLIHRMIEFVVREGPMFEAMIMNREINNPMYRFLFENQSPAHVYYRWKLYSILQGEAPAKWRTDDFRMFKNGSLWRPPPLNPYLHGPYDDGEEEEEEEESSKKGCLKEDERDKLEEILRGLTPRKGDIAEAMLFCLSHAEAAEEIVECVTESLSILKTPLPKKIARLYLVSDVLYNSSAKVSNASYYRKYFETKLCQIFSDLNATYKTIQGHLQCENFKQRVMSCFRAWEDWAVYPDPFLIKLQNIFLGLVNISADKESPSVIPEPEPAEDIDGAPIGEYVDGAPLEDVDGVPIDSGAIDGAPIDGAPLDDLDGVPIKPMEEDIDGVPLDQSKEATFKVAPSKWEAVDEAELESQAVTTSKWEIFEQPEETKKDEEESDDDDKSPRSEDPQSYSNPIRDDTDIKAKISEMNEEKRTKLREIEVKVMKFQDELESGKRPKKPGQSIQEQVEHYRDKLLQKEKEKEKLEREKEREKKEKEKTEARLKDLKKEKEKEDTPTRKERCFSPLVDRKRRHSGSPSPTRSSSRRGRSPSPRSERSERSERSDRSYSKDVSSRTSHKDSPRSSNKKSSKRSPSSPRTPKRSRRSRSRTPKKSAKKSRSKSRSPHRSHKKSKKSKH; encoded by the exons ATGGCGGACCGAACGTCTGCTGGCTCTCAAAAAGCTAGCGCTAAG GCGCTGCTTGAGAGCAAACTGAAGTCTTTCAGCATTGGCAAAATGGCAGTTGCAAAGAGAACCCTGAGCAAAAAGGAACAAGATGAAATTAAGAAAAAA GAGGATGAGCGGGCAGCAGCAGAGATTTATGAGGAGTTCCTTGCTGCCtttgagggaggaggggagggcaaGGTCAAGGCCTTTGTCCGTGGTGGTATTGCTAATGCAACAAAAG AggaagctgctgctgatgagAAGAGGGGGAAGCTGTACAAGCCCAAGTCACGGTTTGAAACCCAAACAAAAAGCTTCTTGCCATTGGAAACCCCTCCCCAGTTTTTAGCATTGGACAAAAGACAT CCTCTGAAGAAAAGtaatgaaaaggaaaagaagaagagtaaCTTGGAGCTCTTCAAAGAAGAACTTAAACA AATACAGGAGGAAAGGGATGAAAGACACAAGATGAAAGGACGTGTTAGTCGTTTTGAACCTCTCTCTGGCATGGATGGAAGACGCTCAT ttTTGGATGATTCGGCACCAGGTTCCCATGATGTTGGAGACCCATCCACTACTAATTTGTATCTTGGAAACATCAATCCACAG ATGAATGAGGAGATGCTGTGTCAAGAGTTTGGCCGCTATGGCCCGCTGGCCAGTGTGAAGATCATGTGGCCGAGGACGGACGAGGAGAGGGCTCGGGAGAGGAACTGTGGCTTTGTGGCCTTCATGAACAGGAGGGATGCTGAGCGAGCACTCAAGAACCTAAATG GAAAGATGATAATGAACTTTGAGATGAAGCTGGGATGGGGCAAAGGTGTACCCATTCCTCCCCACCCCATCTACATCCCTCCTTCCATGATGGAGCACAcactccccccacctccctctggcCTGCCCTTCAACGCCCAGCCCCGTGAGAGGCTGAAGAACCCCAATGCTGCCCTGCTTCCTCCGCCCAAAAACAAGGAGGAGTTTGACAAG ACTCTGTCGCAAGCCATAGTCAAAGTGGTTATCCCAACAGAAAG GAATTTGCTCTCTCTCATCCACCGAATGATCGAGTTTGTGGTGCGTGAGGGCCCAATGTTTGAAGCCATGATTATGAACAGAGAAATCAACAATCCCATGTACAG GTTTCTATTTGAGAACCAGAGCCCAGCACATGTATACTACCGATGGAAGCTCTACTCCATACTACAG GGAGAAGCACCAGCCAAATGGCGAACAGATGACTTTAGGATGTTTAAGAACGGCTCTTTGTggcgtcctcctcctctcaaccCATACCTCCACGGCCCTTATGACgatggtgaagaagaggaggaagaggaggagtccAGCAAGAAAGGCTGCTTGAAAGAAGA CGAGCGGGATAAACTAGAGGAGATTCTGCGGGGCTTGACTCCCAGGAAGGGAGACATAGCCGAAGCCATGCTGTTCTGCCTCAGCCACGCCGAGGCTGCTGAGGAGATTGTGGAGTGCGTCACAGAGTCCCTCTCCATCCTCAAGACCCCCCTCCCCAAGAAG ATTGCACGGTTATATCTAGTTTCTGATGTGCTGTACAACTCTTCTGCCAAAGTTTCCAATGCGTCTTACTACAGAAAATA TTTTGAGACCAAGCTCTGCCAGATTTTCTCAGACCTCAACGCGACATACAAAACGATACAGGGCCACCTCCAGTGCGAGAACTTTAAG CAACGGGTGATGTCGTGTTTCCGGGCGTGGGAGGACTGGGCTGTGTACCCAGACCCTTTCCTTATCAAGCTGCAGAACATCTTTCTGGGTCTGGTCAACATCTCAGCAGACAAGGAGTCCCCTAGTGTCATACCGGAG CCTGAGCCAGCAGAGGACATAGACGGGGCCCCCATTGGGGAGTATGTCGACGGGGCTCCACTGGAGGATGTGGATGGGGTGCCTATCGACTCAGGAGCCATTGACGGGGCCCCGATCGACGGAGCCCCTCTGGATGACCTAGATGGTGTTCCTATCAAGCCCATGGAGGAGGACATAGATGGAGTACCCT TGGATCAATCCAAGGAGGCAACCTTCAAGGTAGCACCCTCCAAATGGGAAGCAGTGGATGAGGCGGAGCTAGAATCTCAAG CTGTGACCACCTCAAAATGGGAGATATTTGAGCAGCCGGAGGAAACAAAAAA ggatgaggaggagagtgacGACGACGACAAGAGCCCCCGCTCGGAAGATCCTCAGAGTTACTCCAACCCCATCAGAGATGACACAGACATCAAGGCTAAGATCTCAGAAATGAATGAGGAGAAACGCACCAAGCTCAGAGAGATTGAG GTTAAGGTCATGAAGTTCCAGGATGAGCTGGAGTCTGGGAAAAGGCCCAAGAAGCCTGGCCAGAGTATTCAGGAGCAGGTGGAACACTACAGGGACAAACTATTACAAAAG gaaaaagaaaaagagaaacttgaaagggagaaagagagggagaaaaaggagaaggaaaaaacTGAGGCACGGTTGAAAGACCtgaagaaggaaaaagaaaaggaggacaCACCGACCAGAAAAGAAAG ATGTTTCTCCCCTCTGGTTGATAGGAAACGGCGTCACAGCGGGTCACCCAGCCCAACACGGAGTAGCAGCAGACGAGGTCGTTCCCCATCGCCACGCTCAGAGCGGTCGGAAAGGTCGGAACGCTCCGACCGCTCCTACTCTAAAGACGTGTCCTCACGCACCTCCCATAAAGACTCCCCCCGCTCCAGCAACAAAAAGTCCTCCAAGAG ATCCCCCTCATCGCCCCGCACACCCAAACGGTCCAGGAGGTCACGCTCCAGGACGCCCAAGAAATCAGCTAAGAAGTCCCGCTCCAAATCTAGGTCCCCTCACCGGTCCCACAAGAAATCAAAGAAGAGCAAACACTGA
- the u2surp gene encoding U2 snRNP-associated SURP motif-containing protein isoform X2, whose protein sequence is MADRTSAGSQKASAKALLESKLKSFSIGKMAVAKRTLSKKEQDEIKKKEDERAAAEIYEEFLAAFEGGGEGKVKAFVRGGIANATKEEAAADEKRGKLYKPKSRFETQTKSFLPLETPPQFLALDKRHPLKKSNEKEKKKSNLELFKEELKQIQEERDERHKMKGRVSRFEPLSGMDGRRSSDGSSRRNRPSSVLDDSAPGSHDVGDPSTTNLYLGNINPQMNEEMLCQEFGRYGPLASVKIMWPRTDEERARERNCGFVAFMNRRDAERALKNLNGKMIMNFEMKLGWGKGVPIPPHPIYIPPSMMEHTLPPPPSGLPFNAQPRERLKNPNAALLPPPKNKEEFDKTLSQAIVKVVIPTERNLLSLIHRMIEFVVREGPMFEAMIMNREINNPMYRFLFENQSPAHVYYRWKLYSILQGEAPAKWRTDDFRMFKNGSLWRPPPLNPYLHGPYDDGEEEEEEEESSKKGCLKEDERDKLEEILRGLTPRKGDIAEAMLFCLSHAEAAEEIVECVTESLSILKTPLPKKIARLYLVSDVLYNSSAKVSNASYYRKYFETKLCQIFSDLNATYKTIQGHLQCENFKQRVMSCFRAWEDWAVYPDPFLIKLQNIFLGLVNISADKESPSVIPEPEPAEDIDGAPIGEYVDGAPLEDVDGVPIDSGAIDGAPIDGAPLDDLDGVPIKPMEEDIDGVPLDQSKEATFKVAPSKWEAVDEAELESQAVTTSKWEIFEQPEETKKDEEESDDDDKSPRSEDPQSYSNPIRDDTDIKAKISEMNEEKRTKLREIEVKVMKFQDELESGKRPKKPGQSIQEQVEHYRDKLLQKEKEKEKLEREKEREKKEKEKTEARLKDLKKEKEKEDTPTRKERKRRHSGSPSPTRSSSRRGRSPSPRSERSERSERSDRSYSKDVSSRTSHKDSPRSSNKKSSKRSPSSPRTPKRSRRSRSRTPKKSAKKSRSKSRSPHRSHKKSKKSKH, encoded by the exons ATGGCGGACCGAACGTCTGCTGGCTCTCAAAAAGCTAGCGCTAAG GCGCTGCTTGAGAGCAAACTGAAGTCTTTCAGCATTGGCAAAATGGCAGTTGCAAAGAGAACCCTGAGCAAAAAGGAACAAGATGAAATTAAGAAAAAA GAGGATGAGCGGGCAGCAGCAGAGATTTATGAGGAGTTCCTTGCTGCCtttgagggaggaggggagggcaaGGTCAAGGCCTTTGTCCGTGGTGGTATTGCTAATGCAACAAAAG AggaagctgctgctgatgagAAGAGGGGGAAGCTGTACAAGCCCAAGTCACGGTTTGAAACCCAAACAAAAAGCTTCTTGCCATTGGAAACCCCTCCCCAGTTTTTAGCATTGGACAAAAGACAT CCTCTGAAGAAAAGtaatgaaaaggaaaagaagaagagtaaCTTGGAGCTCTTCAAAGAAGAACTTAAACA AATACAGGAGGAAAGGGATGAAAGACACAAGATGAAAGGACGTGTTAGTCGTTTTGAACCTCTCTCTGGCATGGATGGAAGACGCTCAT CGGATGGTTCTTCAAGAAGAAACCGTCCGTCCAGTG ttTTGGATGATTCGGCACCAGGTTCCCATGATGTTGGAGACCCATCCACTACTAATTTGTATCTTGGAAACATCAATCCACAG ATGAATGAGGAGATGCTGTGTCAAGAGTTTGGCCGCTATGGCCCGCTGGCCAGTGTGAAGATCATGTGGCCGAGGACGGACGAGGAGAGGGCTCGGGAGAGGAACTGTGGCTTTGTGGCCTTCATGAACAGGAGGGATGCTGAGCGAGCACTCAAGAACCTAAATG GAAAGATGATAATGAACTTTGAGATGAAGCTGGGATGGGGCAAAGGTGTACCCATTCCTCCCCACCCCATCTACATCCCTCCTTCCATGATGGAGCACAcactccccccacctccctctggcCTGCCCTTCAACGCCCAGCCCCGTGAGAGGCTGAAGAACCCCAATGCTGCCCTGCTTCCTCCGCCCAAAAACAAGGAGGAGTTTGACAAG ACTCTGTCGCAAGCCATAGTCAAAGTGGTTATCCCAACAGAAAG GAATTTGCTCTCTCTCATCCACCGAATGATCGAGTTTGTGGTGCGTGAGGGCCCAATGTTTGAAGCCATGATTATGAACAGAGAAATCAACAATCCCATGTACAG GTTTCTATTTGAGAACCAGAGCCCAGCACATGTATACTACCGATGGAAGCTCTACTCCATACTACAG GGAGAAGCACCAGCCAAATGGCGAACAGATGACTTTAGGATGTTTAAGAACGGCTCTTTGTggcgtcctcctcctctcaaccCATACCTCCACGGCCCTTATGACgatggtgaagaagaggaggaagaggaggagtccAGCAAGAAAGGCTGCTTGAAAGAAGA CGAGCGGGATAAACTAGAGGAGATTCTGCGGGGCTTGACTCCCAGGAAGGGAGACATAGCCGAAGCCATGCTGTTCTGCCTCAGCCACGCCGAGGCTGCTGAGGAGATTGTGGAGTGCGTCACAGAGTCCCTCTCCATCCTCAAGACCCCCCTCCCCAAGAAG ATTGCACGGTTATATCTAGTTTCTGATGTGCTGTACAACTCTTCTGCCAAAGTTTCCAATGCGTCTTACTACAGAAAATA TTTTGAGACCAAGCTCTGCCAGATTTTCTCAGACCTCAACGCGACATACAAAACGATACAGGGCCACCTCCAGTGCGAGAACTTTAAG CAACGGGTGATGTCGTGTTTCCGGGCGTGGGAGGACTGGGCTGTGTACCCAGACCCTTTCCTTATCAAGCTGCAGAACATCTTTCTGGGTCTGGTCAACATCTCAGCAGACAAGGAGTCCCCTAGTGTCATACCGGAG CCTGAGCCAGCAGAGGACATAGACGGGGCCCCCATTGGGGAGTATGTCGACGGGGCTCCACTGGAGGATGTGGATGGGGTGCCTATCGACTCAGGAGCCATTGACGGGGCCCCGATCGACGGAGCCCCTCTGGATGACCTAGATGGTGTTCCTATCAAGCCCATGGAGGAGGACATAGATGGAGTACCCT TGGATCAATCCAAGGAGGCAACCTTCAAGGTAGCACCCTCCAAATGGGAAGCAGTGGATGAGGCGGAGCTAGAATCTCAAG CTGTGACCACCTCAAAATGGGAGATATTTGAGCAGCCGGAGGAAACAAAAAA ggatgaggaggagagtgacGACGACGACAAGAGCCCCCGCTCGGAAGATCCTCAGAGTTACTCCAACCCCATCAGAGATGACACAGACATCAAGGCTAAGATCTCAGAAATGAATGAGGAGAAACGCACCAAGCTCAGAGAGATTGAG GTTAAGGTCATGAAGTTCCAGGATGAGCTGGAGTCTGGGAAAAGGCCCAAGAAGCCTGGCCAGAGTATTCAGGAGCAGGTGGAACACTACAGGGACAAACTATTACAAAAG gaaaaagaaaaagagaaacttgaaagggagaaagagagggagaaaaaggagaaggaaaaaacTGAGGCACGGTTGAAAGACCtgaagaaggaaaaagaaaaggaggacaCACCGACCAGAAAAGAAAG GAAACGGCGTCACAGCGGGTCACCCAGCCCAACACGGAGTAGCAGCAGACGAGGTCGTTCCCCATCGCCACGCTCAGAGCGGTCGGAAAGGTCGGAACGCTCCGACCGCTCCTACTCTAAAGACGTGTCCTCACGCACCTCCCATAAAGACTCCCCCCGCTCCAGCAACAAAAAGTCCTCCAAGAG ATCCCCCTCATCGCCCCGCACACCCAAACGGTCCAGGAGGTCACGCTCCAGGACGCCCAAGAAATCAGCTAAGAAGTCCCGCTCCAAATCTAGGTCCCCTCACCGGTCCCACAAGAAATCAAAGAAGAGCAAACACTGA
- the u2surp gene encoding U2 snRNP-associated SURP motif-containing protein isoform X1 translates to MADRTSAGSQKASAKALLESKLKSFSIGKMAVAKRTLSKKEQDEIKKKEDERAAAEIYEEFLAAFEGGGEGKVKAFVRGGIANATKEEAAADEKRGKLYKPKSRFETQTKSFLPLETPPQFLALDKRHPLKKSNEKEKKKSNLELFKEELKQIQEERDERHKMKGRVSRFEPLSGMDGRRSSDGSSRRNRPSSVLDDSAPGSHDVGDPSTTNLYLGNINPQMNEEMLCQEFGRYGPLASVKIMWPRTDEERARERNCGFVAFMNRRDAERALKNLNGKMIMNFEMKLGWGKGVPIPPHPIYIPPSMMEHTLPPPPSGLPFNAQPRERLKNPNAALLPPPKNKEEFDKTLSQAIVKVVIPTERNLLSLIHRMIEFVVREGPMFEAMIMNREINNPMYRFLFENQSPAHVYYRWKLYSILQGEAPAKWRTDDFRMFKNGSLWRPPPLNPYLHGPYDDGEEEEEEEESSKKGCLKEDERDKLEEILRGLTPRKGDIAEAMLFCLSHAEAAEEIVECVTESLSILKTPLPKKIARLYLVSDVLYNSSAKVSNASYYRKYFETKLCQIFSDLNATYKTIQGHLQCENFKQRVMSCFRAWEDWAVYPDPFLIKLQNIFLGLVNISADKESPSVIPEPEPAEDIDGAPIGEYVDGAPLEDVDGVPIDSGAIDGAPIDGAPLDDLDGVPIKPMEEDIDGVPLDQSKEATFKVAPSKWEAVDEAELESQAVTTSKWEIFEQPEETKKDEEESDDDDKSPRSEDPQSYSNPIRDDTDIKAKISEMNEEKRTKLREIEVKVMKFQDELESGKRPKKPGQSIQEQVEHYRDKLLQKEKEKEKLEREKEREKKEKEKTEARLKDLKKEKEKEDTPTRKERCFSPLVDRKRRHSGSPSPTRSSSRRGRSPSPRSERSERSERSDRSYSKDVSSRTSHKDSPRSSNKKSSKRSPSSPRTPKRSRRSRSRTPKKSAKKSRSKSRSPHRSHKKSKKSKH, encoded by the exons ATGGCGGACCGAACGTCTGCTGGCTCTCAAAAAGCTAGCGCTAAG GCGCTGCTTGAGAGCAAACTGAAGTCTTTCAGCATTGGCAAAATGGCAGTTGCAAAGAGAACCCTGAGCAAAAAGGAACAAGATGAAATTAAGAAAAAA GAGGATGAGCGGGCAGCAGCAGAGATTTATGAGGAGTTCCTTGCTGCCtttgagggaggaggggagggcaaGGTCAAGGCCTTTGTCCGTGGTGGTATTGCTAATGCAACAAAAG AggaagctgctgctgatgagAAGAGGGGGAAGCTGTACAAGCCCAAGTCACGGTTTGAAACCCAAACAAAAAGCTTCTTGCCATTGGAAACCCCTCCCCAGTTTTTAGCATTGGACAAAAGACAT CCTCTGAAGAAAAGtaatgaaaaggaaaagaagaagagtaaCTTGGAGCTCTTCAAAGAAGAACTTAAACA AATACAGGAGGAAAGGGATGAAAGACACAAGATGAAAGGACGTGTTAGTCGTTTTGAACCTCTCTCTGGCATGGATGGAAGACGCTCAT CGGATGGTTCTTCAAGAAGAAACCGTCCGTCCAGTG ttTTGGATGATTCGGCACCAGGTTCCCATGATGTTGGAGACCCATCCACTACTAATTTGTATCTTGGAAACATCAATCCACAG ATGAATGAGGAGATGCTGTGTCAAGAGTTTGGCCGCTATGGCCCGCTGGCCAGTGTGAAGATCATGTGGCCGAGGACGGACGAGGAGAGGGCTCGGGAGAGGAACTGTGGCTTTGTGGCCTTCATGAACAGGAGGGATGCTGAGCGAGCACTCAAGAACCTAAATG GAAAGATGATAATGAACTTTGAGATGAAGCTGGGATGGGGCAAAGGTGTACCCATTCCTCCCCACCCCATCTACATCCCTCCTTCCATGATGGAGCACAcactccccccacctccctctggcCTGCCCTTCAACGCCCAGCCCCGTGAGAGGCTGAAGAACCCCAATGCTGCCCTGCTTCCTCCGCCCAAAAACAAGGAGGAGTTTGACAAG ACTCTGTCGCAAGCCATAGTCAAAGTGGTTATCCCAACAGAAAG GAATTTGCTCTCTCTCATCCACCGAATGATCGAGTTTGTGGTGCGTGAGGGCCCAATGTTTGAAGCCATGATTATGAACAGAGAAATCAACAATCCCATGTACAG GTTTCTATTTGAGAACCAGAGCCCAGCACATGTATACTACCGATGGAAGCTCTACTCCATACTACAG GGAGAAGCACCAGCCAAATGGCGAACAGATGACTTTAGGATGTTTAAGAACGGCTCTTTGTggcgtcctcctcctctcaaccCATACCTCCACGGCCCTTATGACgatggtgaagaagaggaggaagaggaggagtccAGCAAGAAAGGCTGCTTGAAAGAAGA CGAGCGGGATAAACTAGAGGAGATTCTGCGGGGCTTGACTCCCAGGAAGGGAGACATAGCCGAAGCCATGCTGTTCTGCCTCAGCCACGCCGAGGCTGCTGAGGAGATTGTGGAGTGCGTCACAGAGTCCCTCTCCATCCTCAAGACCCCCCTCCCCAAGAAG ATTGCACGGTTATATCTAGTTTCTGATGTGCTGTACAACTCTTCTGCCAAAGTTTCCAATGCGTCTTACTACAGAAAATA TTTTGAGACCAAGCTCTGCCAGATTTTCTCAGACCTCAACGCGACATACAAAACGATACAGGGCCACCTCCAGTGCGAGAACTTTAAG CAACGGGTGATGTCGTGTTTCCGGGCGTGGGAGGACTGGGCTGTGTACCCAGACCCTTTCCTTATCAAGCTGCAGAACATCTTTCTGGGTCTGGTCAACATCTCAGCAGACAAGGAGTCCCCTAGTGTCATACCGGAG CCTGAGCCAGCAGAGGACATAGACGGGGCCCCCATTGGGGAGTATGTCGACGGGGCTCCACTGGAGGATGTGGATGGGGTGCCTATCGACTCAGGAGCCATTGACGGGGCCCCGATCGACGGAGCCCCTCTGGATGACCTAGATGGTGTTCCTATCAAGCCCATGGAGGAGGACATAGATGGAGTACCCT TGGATCAATCCAAGGAGGCAACCTTCAAGGTAGCACCCTCCAAATGGGAAGCAGTGGATGAGGCGGAGCTAGAATCTCAAG CTGTGACCACCTCAAAATGGGAGATATTTGAGCAGCCGGAGGAAACAAAAAA ggatgaggaggagagtgacGACGACGACAAGAGCCCCCGCTCGGAAGATCCTCAGAGTTACTCCAACCCCATCAGAGATGACACAGACATCAAGGCTAAGATCTCAGAAATGAATGAGGAGAAACGCACCAAGCTCAGAGAGATTGAG GTTAAGGTCATGAAGTTCCAGGATGAGCTGGAGTCTGGGAAAAGGCCCAAGAAGCCTGGCCAGAGTATTCAGGAGCAGGTGGAACACTACAGGGACAAACTATTACAAAAG gaaaaagaaaaagagaaacttgaaagggagaaagagagggagaaaaaggagaaggaaaaaacTGAGGCACGGTTGAAAGACCtgaagaaggaaaaagaaaaggaggacaCACCGACCAGAAAAGAAAG ATGTTTCTCCCCTCTGGTTGATAGGAAACGGCGTCACAGCGGGTCACCCAGCCCAACACGGAGTAGCAGCAGACGAGGTCGTTCCCCATCGCCACGCTCAGAGCGGTCGGAAAGGTCGGAACGCTCCGACCGCTCCTACTCTAAAGACGTGTCCTCACGCACCTCCCATAAAGACTCCCCCCGCTCCAGCAACAAAAAGTCCTCCAAGAG ATCCCCCTCATCGCCCCGCACACCCAAACGGTCCAGGAGGTCACGCTCCAGGACGCCCAAGAAATCAGCTAAGAAGTCCCGCTCCAAATCTAGGTCCCCTCACCGGTCCCACAAGAAATCAAAGAAGAGCAAACACTGA
- the u2surp gene encoding U2 snRNP-associated SURP motif-containing protein isoform X4, producing MLPCFLRPKTRRSLTRNLLSLIHRMIEFVVREGPMFEAMIMNREINNPMYRFLFENQSPAHVYYRWKLYSILQGEAPAKWRTDDFRMFKNGSLWRPPPLNPYLHGPYDDGEEEEEEEESSKKGCLKEDERDKLEEILRGLTPRKGDIAEAMLFCLSHAEAAEEIVECVTESLSILKTPLPKKIARLYLVSDVLYNSSAKVSNASYYRKYFETKLCQIFSDLNATYKTIQGHLQCENFKQRVMSCFRAWEDWAVYPDPFLIKLQNIFLGLVNISADKESPSVIPEPEPAEDIDGAPIGEYVDGAPLEDVDGVPIDSGAIDGAPIDGAPLDDLDGVPIKPMEEDIDGVPLDQSKEATFKVAPSKWEAVDEAELESQAVTTSKWEIFEQPEETKKDEEESDDDDKSPRSEDPQSYSNPIRDDTDIKAKISEMNEEKRTKLREIEVKVMKFQDELESGKRPKKPGQSIQEQVEHYRDKLLQKEKEKEKLEREKEREKKEKEKTEARLKDLKKEKEKEDTPTRKERKRRHSGSPSPTRSSSRRGRSPSPRSERSERSERSDRSYSKDVSSRTSHKDSPRSSNKKSSKRSPSSPRTPKRSRRSRSRTPKKSAKKSRSKSRSPHRSHKKSKKSKH from the exons ATGCTGCCCTGCTTCCTCCGCCCAAAAACAAGGAGGAGTTTGACAAG GAATTTGCTCTCTCTCATCCACCGAATGATCGAGTTTGTGGTGCGTGAGGGCCCAATGTTTGAAGCCATGATTATGAACAGAGAAATCAACAATCCCATGTACAG GTTTCTATTTGAGAACCAGAGCCCAGCACATGTATACTACCGATGGAAGCTCTACTCCATACTACAG GGAGAAGCACCAGCCAAATGGCGAACAGATGACTTTAGGATGTTTAAGAACGGCTCTTTGTggcgtcctcctcctctcaaccCATACCTCCACGGCCCTTATGACgatggtgaagaagaggaggaagaggaggagtccAGCAAGAAAGGCTGCTTGAAAGAAGA CGAGCGGGATAAACTAGAGGAGATTCTGCGGGGCTTGACTCCCAGGAAGGGAGACATAGCCGAAGCCATGCTGTTCTGCCTCAGCCACGCCGAGGCTGCTGAGGAGATTGTGGAGTGCGTCACAGAGTCCCTCTCCATCCTCAAGACCCCCCTCCCCAAGAAG ATTGCACGGTTATATCTAGTTTCTGATGTGCTGTACAACTCTTCTGCCAAAGTTTCCAATGCGTCTTACTACAGAAAATA TTTTGAGACCAAGCTCTGCCAGATTTTCTCAGACCTCAACGCGACATACAAAACGATACAGGGCCACCTCCAGTGCGAGAACTTTAAG CAACGGGTGATGTCGTGTTTCCGGGCGTGGGAGGACTGGGCTGTGTACCCAGACCCTTTCCTTATCAAGCTGCAGAACATCTTTCTGGGTCTGGTCAACATCTCAGCAGACAAGGAGTCCCCTAGTGTCATACCGGAG CCTGAGCCAGCAGAGGACATAGACGGGGCCCCCATTGGGGAGTATGTCGACGGGGCTCCACTGGAGGATGTGGATGGGGTGCCTATCGACTCAGGAGCCATTGACGGGGCCCCGATCGACGGAGCCCCTCTGGATGACCTAGATGGTGTTCCTATCAAGCCCATGGAGGAGGACATAGATGGAGTACCCT TGGATCAATCCAAGGAGGCAACCTTCAAGGTAGCACCCTCCAAATGGGAAGCAGTGGATGAGGCGGAGCTAGAATCTCAAG CTGTGACCACCTCAAAATGGGAGATATTTGAGCAGCCGGAGGAAACAAAAAA ggatgaggaggagagtgacGACGACGACAAGAGCCCCCGCTCGGAAGATCCTCAGAGTTACTCCAACCCCATCAGAGATGACACAGACATCAAGGCTAAGATCTCAGAAATGAATGAGGAGAAACGCACCAAGCTCAGAGAGATTGAG GTTAAGGTCATGAAGTTCCAGGATGAGCTGGAGTCTGGGAAAAGGCCCAAGAAGCCTGGCCAGAGTATTCAGGAGCAGGTGGAACACTACAGGGACAAACTATTACAAAAG gaaaaagaaaaagagaaacttgaaagggagaaagagagggagaaaaaggagaaggaaaaaacTGAGGCACGGTTGAAAGACCtgaagaaggaaaaagaaaaggaggacaCACCGACCAGAAAAGAAAG GAAACGGCGTCACAGCGGGTCACCCAGCCCAACACGGAGTAGCAGCAGACGAGGTCGTTCCCCATCGCCACGCTCAGAGCGGTCGGAAAGGTCGGAACGCTCCGACCGCTCCTACTCTAAAGACGTGTCCTCACGCACCTCCCATAAAGACTCCCCCCGCTCCAGCAACAAAAAGTCCTCCAAGAG ATCCCCCTCATCGCCCCGCACACCCAAACGGTCCAGGAGGTCACGCTCCAGGACGCCCAAGAAATCAGCTAAGAAGTCCCGCTCCAAATCTAGGTCCCCTCACCGGTCCCACAAGAAATCAAAGAAGAGCAAACACTGA